From Pagrus major chromosome 18, Pma_NU_1.0, a single genomic window includes:
- the rnf103 gene encoding E3 ubiquitin-protein ligase RNF103, whose translation MWLKLFFLLLYFIMLFALARIFEAVVWYETGMFATQLVDPVTLSYKKLKTILECRGLGYSGLAEKKDVSELVEKSGELTQGELYSAIKKEKEQTEAGDASTTHFSGEMHFYELVEDTKDGIWLVQVIAQDREALLSQSNWGKMVQKVSQFGIRTGTFNCSDDYRSCIKRGWLRSTLIMSVPQTSASKGKVMLKEYNGRRIETEHIFRWMTSHVAHRIKTLSQSEQLVEEWRSDLAHPVKMFLFARLSQPPAFFSSLSIKFTGRIEFIYVDVRNWDNHSSLSEIGVTQSPAYILKMPEGIYRYGNSTGEFLSLAAMDTFLRSVQPEVNDLFVLSLVLINLLAWMDLFITQGATVKRFVVLIRTLGTYNSILLVSWLPVLALLQLPYLDNLHGYSLKLLRYADTTTLASLVRADWTFYSSHPALFLSTYLAHGLLVDYFEKRRRCGIRSQEDNTTNLEWLASLWDWYASYLLHPITSLQQVPSDHSDWEDDPNFLFERLAFPDLWLRPLVSMDYIKALPTWRFRADGQHRREDSDEKLDEETDSAHSDAESREQTDSPAAGPGRPPHSYKKPKRSLCYQDSNRQLSAYNNMDPAAAASSFCCHHGNRNASSAEKEQEDGCLTPDGVSNHQHCDWSVWPCDMLQCSECVVCLENFVSEELLMGLPCGHAFHQQCIVVWLAAGRHCCPVCRWPSYKKKQQRVAQSSSSENTLHD comes from the exons ATGTGGTTGAAACTGTTCTTCTTGCTCTTGTATTTCATAATGTTGTTTGCGCTAGCGAGGATTTTTGAGGCGGTAGTTTGGTATGAGACTGGTATGTTCGCTACTCAGCTTGTGGATCCGGTTACTCTCAGTTATAAGAAGTTGAAGACCATCCTGGAGTGTCGAGGGCTGGGATACTCTGGACTGGCCGAGAAGAAGGATGTCAGCGAGCTCGTTGAGAAATCAG GAGAATTGACACAGGGGGAACTCTACTCAGCCATCaagaaagagaaggagcagACAGAGGCAGGAGATGCCAGCACCACACACTTCAGTGGCGAGATGCATTTCTATGAATTGGTAGAGGACACTAAAGATGGGATCTGGCTGGTTCAG GTCATTGCCCAGGACCGGGAGGCTCTGCTCAGTCAGTCAAACTGGGGGAAGATGGTGCAGAAAGTGTCTCAGTTTGGGATCAGAACTGGAACCTTCAATTGCTCTGATGACTACAG GTCATGTATCAAGCGGGGCTGGCTGCGCTCCACTCTCATCATGTCTGTTCCTCAGACTTCAGCATCAAAGGGCAAAGTCATGCTAAAAGAGTACAACGGCCGTCGCATAGAAACTGAGCACATCTTCCGCTGGATGACCTCACATGTAGCTCATCGAATCAAAACACTGAGTCAGTCCGAGCAACTGGTGGAGGAGTGGCGCTCTGACCTAGCCCACCCAGTGAAGATGTTTCTGTTCGCCCGTCTGTCCCAGCCACCCGCCTTCTTCTCCTCGCTGTCCATCAAGTTCACCGGCCGAATTGAGTTCATCTACGTGGACGTACGTAACTGGGACAACCACAGCAGCCTATCAGAGATCGGTGTGACACAGAGCCCCGCGTACATCCTCAAGATGCCTGAGGGCATTTATCGCTATGGCAACAG CACTGGGGAGTTCCTGTCCTTGGCTGCCATGGATACTTTCCTGCGCTCGGTCCAGCCAGAGGTTAATGAtctgtttgtcctcagtttGGTCCTGATCAACTTGCTGGCCTGGATGGATCTCTTCATCACACAG GGAGCAACAGTGAAACGGTTTGTAGTTCTGATCAGAACACTTGGGACGTACAACTCCATATTGCTGGTGTCCTGGCTACCTGTTCTG GCTCTCCTCCAGTTGCCCTATTTGGACAATCTGCATGGTTACAGTTTGAAGCTGCTTCGTTATGCTGACACCACCACACTGGCCAGCCTGGTTAGAGCTGACTGGACCTTCTACTCATCACACCCAGCTCTCTTCTTGTCCACCTACCTGGCCCATGGCCTGCTGGTTGACTACTTTGAGAAGAGACGCCGCTGTGGCATCCGAAGCCAAGAGGACAACACCACCAACCTGGAGTGGCTGGCTAGTCTGTGGGACTGGTACGCTTCTTATCTGCTCCACCCAATCACATCACTGCAACAGGTCCCATCTGACCACTCAGACTGGGAAGATGATCCCAACTTCTTATTTGAGCGTTTGGCTTTTCCTGACCTCTGGCTTCGCCCATTGGTAAGCATGGATTACATTAAAGCCCTGCCAACCTGGAGGTTCAGAGCTGATGGTCAGCACAGGAGAGAGGATTCTGATGAAAAGCTGGACGAAGAGACAGACAGTGCACATTCAGACGCAGAGAGCAGGGAGCAGACAGATTCCCCTGCTGCAGGTCCTGGCAGACCTCCACACAGCTACAAAAAGCCCAAGAGATCATTGTGCTACCAGGACAGCAACAGACAGCTCTCTGCGTACAACAACATggaccctgctgctgctgcatcatcCTTCTGCTGTCATCATGGGAACAGAAACGCATCGTCAGCtgaaaaggagcaggaggacgGCTGTCTAACACCTGATGGTGTCTCTAACCATCAGCACTGCGACTGGTCGGTGTGGCCCTGTGACATGCTGCAGTGTTCagagtgtgtggtgtgtttggaGAACTTTGTGAGCGAGGAGCTGCTGATGGGTCTGCCCTGTGGCCATGCCTTTCATCAGCAGTGCATTGTGGTGTGGTTGGCAGCAGGCAGACACTGCTGTCCAGTGTGTCGCTGGCCCAGctataaaaagaaacaacagagagttGCACAGAGCAGCTCTTCTGAAAACACACTGCATGACTGA